The nucleotide sequence CTTCTCACCTGCGGCGTCCCCGAAGTTGACCGAGGTACCCGCCCAGATGCTGGCACCCGTCGTCCAGGTGCGGCCCACCATGGGGGCTCGCACGAGGGGCGCTTCGTGGGCCTGCGCGACACCGGGAACCACGAGGCCGCTGGCCACCCACACGCCCAGCAGCATGCCGGGCACGGAACGCTTCATCATCGTCTTCTCCTCTGGCACCACCACGAGGGACCCACGGGGGGCGGGGTGCCGATTGAAGGGAGGTCTTCTCCCGCTCAAGGGAGGGCCCGCGCCCACCGGTCGTCTTGAAAAGAAATATCTCTCCCTTTTTCCCTGCCTGGTGACACGCCGCGTTGTCGATACTTCGGAAATGCCGTGTCGATCCTTCCCCCTATCGTTCGTCGCCCCCATGAAGCGGGCACTTCCGCCCGGCTTCGTCTACCCATCCGACGAATTGAAGGAGCTCCACGTGCGTTTCCTGTCCATGGTCCGAGTCCGCGAGAACACCGCCCAGCAGCCCAGCGAGAAGCTGATGGCCGACATGGGAAAGCTGATCGAGGAGATGACGGCAAAGGGAGTGCTGCTCGAGACCGCCGGCCTGCGTCCCACGTCCGAGGGCGTCCGCCTGCGCAACGACCACGGCAGGTTCAGCCGCACCGACGGGCCCTTCACCGAGGCGAAGGAAGTGGTCGGCGGCTACGCGCTTTTCAAGGCCGACTCGA is from Pyxidicoccus xibeiensis and encodes:
- a CDS encoding YciI family protein produces the protein MKRALPPGFVYPSDELKELHVRFLSMVRVRENTAQQPSEKLMADMGKLIEEMTAKGVLLETAGLRPTSEGVRLRNDHGRFSRTDGPFTEAKEVVGGYALFKADSMEEALELTRRFLAVHGEEWNIECEVRQLADM